The window AAAGCTTGCCCAAGGGGTTCTGCGACTTCTTCGGCTGCGGCACGAATACATCGAGGATGCGCTCCTCGGCCAGCTCGGCTGCCCTTTCCTGCACCTTTTCCATGCGCTCCTGGCGCACCATGCGCACGGCCGTCTCGGCGAGGTCGCGCACGATGGACTCGACGTCGCGCCCCACATAGCCGACTTCCGTGAACTTCGTCGCCTCGACCTTGATGAACGGCGCCTTGACGAGTCTCGCCAGACGACGCGCGATCTCGGTCTTGCCGACGCCCGTCGAACCGATCATCAGAATGTTTTTCGGTATGACATCGTCCTGCATGGCGACGTCAAGCTGTCGGCTGCGCCAGCGGTTTCTGAGCGCGATGGCGACGGCTCGCTTCGCTTCCTTCTGCCCGACGATGTAGCGGTCAAGTTCCTCGACGATCTGGCGCGGCGTCTGCTCGTTCAGCATGCTCTCTTCCATTTCGACCTTTTCCTGCAAGTCAATCCAGCTCCTCTACCTTGATGTTGTGATTCGTAAAGACGCATATATCGGCGGCGAGCGTCAAGGCTTCCTTGGCGATTTCCGCCGCTTCCATGTCCGTGTGCTTGACGAGGGCGCGCGCTGCCGCGAGCGCGTAGAAGCCGCCCGAGCCGATCGCCGCAACGTCGCCATCCGGCTCAATGACCTCGCCGCCGCCCGAGATCATCAAAAGCGTCTCGGCATCGGCGACGAGAAGCAGCGCTTCGAGCTTTCGGAGCACGCGATCCGTGCGCCACTCCTTGGCAAGCTCGACCGAAGCGCGCATCAGGTTGCCGTTGAATTCCTCCAGTTTCGCCTCAAACTTCTCGAAGAGCGTGAA of the Selenomonas sputigena genome contains:
- the hslV gene encoding ATP-dependent protease subunit HslV, giving the protein MEQTFHATTIVAVRQKGKTAIAGDGQVTFGQSAIMKSTARKVRRLYHGKVVAGFAGSVADAFTLFEKFEAKLEEFNGNLMRASVELAKEWRTDRVLRKLEALLLVADAETLLMISGGGEVIEPDGDVAAIGSGGFYALAAARALVKHTDMEAAEIAKEALTLAADICVFTNHNIKVEELD